One segment of Purpureocillium takamizusanense chromosome 7, complete sequence DNA contains the following:
- the TIF6 gene encoding Eukaryotic translation initiation factor 6 (COG:J~BUSCO:EOG092644O2~EggNog:ENOG503NW87), whose protein sequence is MAVRAQFENSNEVGVFSTLTNSYALVALGASENFYSVFEAELQDMVPTVRTTIAGTRIIGRLTAGNRKGLLVPTSTTDQELQHLRNSLPDSVRIQRIEERLSALGNVIATNDHIALIHPDLERETEEIIADVLGVEVFRQTVADNVLVGSYMSLSNQGGLVHPKTSIQDQDELSSLLQVPLVAGSVNRGSNVVGAGMVVNDWLAVTGLDTTATELSVIESVFRLGEGAGPSNINTSMKDTMVESFY, encoded by the exons ATGGCTGTTCGCGCGCAATTTGAGAACTCCAACGA GGTTGGAGTCTTCTCGACTCTCACAAATTCATATGCCTTGGTGGCTCTCGGTGCCAGCGAGAACTTCTACAG TGTTTTCGAGGCTGAGCTCCAAGACATGGTGCCTACGGTGCGGACAACTATCGCTGGCACGCGCATCATCGGCCGCCTGACGGCCGGCAACCGCAAGGGCTTGCTGGTCCCCACGTCAACAACTGACCAGGAGCTGCAACACCTGCGCAATTCGCTGCCCGACTCGGTGCGCATCCAGcgcatcgaggagcgcctcTCGGCCCTGGGAAACGTCATCGCCACCAATGACCACATCGCCCTCATTCACCCCGATCTCGAACGGGAGACTGAGGAGATCATCGCCGacgtgctcggcgtcgaggtctTCCGCCAaaccgtcgccgacaacgtcctcgtcggcagtTACATGAGCTTGTCCAACCAGGGTGGCCTTGTGCACCCCAAGACGAGCATTCAGGACCAGGACGAGCTGTCGAGCTTGCTCCAGGTGCCTCTCGTCGCTGGCAGCGTCAACCGCGGCagcaacgtcgtcggcgccggcatggTGGTCAATGACTGGCTCGCCGTCACTGGGCTTGACACTACGGCCACGGAGCTGAGCGTCATCGAGAGCGTCTTCCGGCTCGGCGAGGGTGCCGGGCCCAGCAACATCAACACGAGCATGAAGGACACCATGGTCGAGAGCTTCTACTGA
- a CDS encoding uncharacterized protein (COG:S~EggNog:ENOG503NXEN), whose amino-acid sequence MPSFGRLSKHSNRSQHALAEPPLPAVAPVTGPGSGSAAASGSGPGAAATVPAPTASSTSHNNSTTTAAGAGAPPGQADSPVDTTPQSALSSTAGLSSNEHFVDAQQHQLSQQPQHPTASLPSSSSSQQQQPPPPPHSQQHANFYGHQSAGVRLPPLQTSSDVAHGGSPVFDARHQHPATPIDFADAAAVSRSQNQRYDPSAHHLTQQHHQQHPQVYGIASGSIEDLPSAGTYQPSPIATNAPEKRSTRKLFKGFFGSGRSSHDPAPPQQHGHAHQGSYDNTAGLARRPSKRISNPPPIIKTGNLPQATQHQQHQQSSSDRDWYQGPPSQQPSPLHDLGEVDEYPYSAQESNPQIHPQDSRIVYPSTTIRQVSREHLDTSPYDEELYQASDHLPHQTHQHHQQQHHQPQPLQRQGTLHLQDQQIHYEPQQQQPQPQPQQPPPPQQQQQQQQQQQTATYDLQPPPPSHQQQQFHHGGNSPQGPYQLGQEPRLITSHFGVQQNPETISQLSHESPITDPDQRSANQQQSAQSSPAVHYASAQDLDPSLSTPNPPPVQQVTNTQAQALQQSAMAPPGGASAPSRRLDNEKALRGQIEPPPGPPPGYRQGGVPMNVMSPLPPPHGQGGPQNPAYRSDRASQFEGSGVVEQGRNSPQPSNPDRDADPDKQFKDLLTKYKNVKRLYFDGKSQIEQLTSQVETLQNAVANQRMSASRTAWDDNEYTTRFNRLNGAINNLAFNIRKDWRSLPQWLEGYVSADALKTGKQEMTAVGRAIVSRWLVDEIFNKCFHPALDPQLSSQLKEIELSIRGNAYTMHSQAEFDALTTKVVNWRMATLDGLQKKFNSATDNRAMFTSKATSDLTAHLYQHLSSPPPAGVEGSTSMIAELAVAIASSLPLESRDVAIMYPLPGEIVQPHLMEVEKTGLPVLENQKTEADAGGDDDDDEPDKEKDKNGRMRGDKVKAGMLTSGPMKALETGRNGSNASLAERMSTDRDTHAGLPNDAGNVRLAGFVALEVRGRQVLIKAPVWTI is encoded by the exons ATGCCGAGCTTCGGTCGCTTGAGCAAGCACAGCAACCGTTCGCAGCACGCATTAGCCGAGCCCCCGCTGCCCGCTGTCGCGCCCGTCACTGGCCCCGGGTCAGGCTCTGCCGCTGCTTCGGGCTCGGGcccaggcgcagcagccacggtCCCTGCGCCTACCGCCAGCAGTACAAGTCATAATAAtagcaccaccaccgccgccggcgcaggtgcaccgccaggccaggccgactCGCCAGTCGACACAACCCCCCAATCAGCCTTGtcctccaccgccggccTCAGCTCCAACGAGCACTTTGTTGACGCCCAGCAACACCAACTTTcacagcagccgcaacaCCCAACGGCCTcattgccgtcgtcgtcgtcgtcgcagcagcagcagccgccgccgccgccgcactcgcagcagcacgcgAATTTTTACGGCCATCAGTCGGCTGGCGTGAggctcccgccgctgcagacCTCATCTGACGTCGCTCACGGCGGTTCGCCCGTTTTTGATGCTCGTCACCAGCACCCTGCGACCCCCATCGACTTtgccgacgctgctgcagTCAGCCGCTCCCAGAACCAACGCTACGACCCATCCGCTCACCACCTAACTcaacagcaccaccagcagcacccccAGGTCTACGGTATCGCCTCCGGCTCCATTGAGGACCTGCCGAGCGCGGGGACCTACCAGCCGTCCCCAATTGCAACAAACGCTCCCGAGAAGCGGTCCACGCGCAAGCTGTTCAAGGGCTTCTTCGGCTCTGGTCGGAGCTCTCACGACCCCGCGCCTCCGCAGCAACACGGCCACGCTCACCAAGGCTCCTACGATAACACCGCCGGACTTGCACGCAGGCCGTCCAAGAGAATAAGCAACCCTCCTCCCATCATCAAGACTGGGAACCTGCCGCAGGCCacccagcaccagcagcaccagcagtcCAGCTCCGACCGCGACTGGTACCAGGGTCCGCCTAGCCAACAGCCCTCACCACTGCACGACCtgggcgaggtggacgagtACCCGTATTCTGCCCAAGAGTCTAACCCCCAAATTCACCCGCAGGACTCGAGGATTGTCTATCCGAGTACGACCATCCGCCAAGTTTCTCGCGAGCATCTCGACACGTCGCCctacgacgaggagctgtaTCAGGCGTCGGACCACCTGCCCCACCAAACCCACCAGcaccatcagcagcagcaccaccagccgcagccgctgcaaCGTCAGGGAACGCTGCACCTTCAGGACCAACAAATCCACTAcgagccccagcagcagcaaccacaaccacaaccacaacaaccaccaccaccgcaacagcagcagcagcagcagcagcagcagcagactGCGACGTACGAcctgcagccaccaccaccgagccaccagcaacaacagtTTCATCACGGGGGCAATTCACCGCAGGGCCCTTATCAGCTCGGTCAAGAACCTCGTCTGATAACCAGCCACTTTGGCGTACAACAAAACCCTGAGACCATCTCCCAGCTTTCGCACGAATCGCCGATAACCGACCCTGATCAGAGGTCTGCCAATCAGCAGCAGTCGGCGCAGAGCTCCCCCGCCGTGCACTACGCCTCTGCCCAGGACCTAGATCCGTCCCTGTCGACTCCTAACCCGCCTCCCGTCCAGCAGGTGACCAATACACAAGCCCAAGCCCTGCAACAATCTGCGATGGCTCCTCCCGGAggcgcctcggccccgaGTCGACGCCTGGACAACGAAAAGGCTCTCCGAGGCCAGATCGAGCCGCCaccgggcccgccgcccgggtaTCGCCAAGGCGGCGTGCCCATGAACGTCATGAGCCCTCTTCCGCCCCCACACGGCCAGGGTGGCCCCCAAAACCCCGCCTACCGAAGTGATCGAGCATCGCAGTTTGAAGGGTCaggtgtcgtcgagcagggGCGAAACAGCCCGCAGCCGTCAAACCCCGACCGCGATGCCGACCCAGACAAGCAGTTCAAGGATCTCC TCACGAAGTACAAGAACGTGAAGCGACTCTACTTTGACGGCAAGTCCCAAATAGAGCAGCTCACGAGCCAGGTTGAGACACTCCAAAACGCCGTTGCGAATCAACGCATGTCGGCGTCCCGTACGGCGTGGGACGACAACGAATATACCACCCGATTCAACCGCCTCAATGGTGCCATCAACAACCTAGCGTTCAACATCCGCAAGGACTGGCGCAGCCTGCCGCAATGGCTCGAAGGTTACGTgagcgccgacgcgctcAAGACGGGCAAACAGGAGATGACCGCGGTTGGCCGAGCCATTGTCTCGAGATGGCTCGTAGATGAGATATTCAACAAGTGCTTTCACCCTGCGCTCGACCCGCAGCTCAGCTCCCAGCTCAAGGAGATTGAGCTTAGCATCCGGGGCAACGCCTACACGATGCACAGCCAAGCAGAGTTCGACGCGCTGACGACCAAGGTGGTGAACTGGAGGATGGCAACGTTGGATGGCCTGCAGAAGAAGTTCAACTCGGCGACGGACAACAGAGCGATGTTTACGAGCAAAGCGACGTCAGACCTGACTGCACACCTCTATCAGCATCTAAGCAGCCCCCCGCCTGCCGGAGTTGAAGGCAGCACGTCCATGATCGCGGAGCTGGCAGTGGCGATCGCGTCGAGCCTTCCACTAGAGAGCCGTGATGTAGCCATCATGTACCCTCTGCCTGGGGAGATAGTGCAGCCGCACCTGATGGAGGTTGAGAAGACGGGCCTGCCGGTCCTTGAGAACCAAAAGACCGAGGCAGACGCAggcggggacgacgacgacgacgaaccggATAAGGAAAAGGACAAGAACGGCCGGATGCGAGGtgacaaggtcaaggccggtATGTTGACAAGCGGGCCCATGAAAGCTCTCGAGACGGGCCGGAACGGCAGTAACGCGTCGCTTGCCGAACGCATGAGTACTGACAGGGACACTCATGCAGGACTTCCCAACGACGCTGGCAACGTGCGGCTCGCGGGGTTCGTTGCGTTGGAAGTTAGGGGCCGCCAGGTGCTGATCAAGGCGCCGGTGTGGACGATCTGA
- the TPD3 gene encoding protein phosphatase 2A structural subunit (TransMembrane:1 (o494-517i)~BUSCO:EOG09261AH9~COG:T~EggNog:ENOG503NU14) produces MADAPNTNDELYPIAVLIDELKHDDVILRLNAIHRLSTIALALGAERTREELIPFLDESVEDEDEVLVALSEELGSFIEYVGGSQWGHVLLSPLENLAAIEEPVVRDKAVESLNKICESLSSQQVEEYFIPLTIRLSKADWFTSKVSGCGLYTTPYKKVSPPVQEQLRQQFGLLVHDETPMVRRQAATNMAKFVKEMPAAIVIDEMIPLFQHLVQDDQDSVRLLTVEILISIAEVVPKEQQSSHGVLLTSLRNLIEDKSWRVRYMIADRFEKIARAVDEEVVSRDLVPAFVKLLKDNEAEVRTAIAGQIPGFCALVDRNTLLNDIMGSIEDLVSDTSQHVRAALGTQISGLAPILGKQETIDHLLPMFVQMLKDEFPEVRLHIISKLELVNQVIGIDHLSQSLLPAIVQLAEDKQWRVRLAIIEYIPLLASQLGVKFFDEKLSNLCMGWLGDTVFSIREAATHNLKKLTEVFGVEWASEQIIPKVMGMGSHPNYLYRMTTCFAISTLATVVSLDVIAKSILPMLDKMVDDDIPNIRFNVAKTYSVLISALRRLPEEGTLYSLEKEGAEITPSPRGNELIQQRILPNLTKLQKDDDVDVRYFATTAAVEATGASGGEPMSTSP; encoded by the exons ATGGCTGACGCGCCCAACACCAACGATGAGCTCTACCCCATCGCAGTCCTCATTGACGAGCTCAAG CACGACGATGTCATCCTTCGCTTGAATGCCATTCACCGCCTTTCGACGattgccctcgccctcggtgccGAGCGCACGAGGGAAGAGCTCATCCCGTTCCTGGATG AATCggttgaggatgaggatgaggtcCTGGTTGCCCTGAGCGAGGAGCTGGGTAGCTTCATCGAGTATGTTGGGGGATCTCAATGGGGCCATGTTCTGCTGTCGCCTCTGGAGAACTTGGCTGCCATCGAGGAGCCCGTCGTACGGGACAAG gccgtcgagtcgCTCAACAAGATCTGCGAAAGCCTCTCCTCTCAACAAGTCGAGGAATACTTTATCCCTCTCACGATCCGACTGTCCAAAGCCGATTGGTTCACGTCCAAGGTCTCCGGGTGTGGCCTCTACACCACCCCTTACAAAAAGGTTTCTCCGCCTGTTCAAGAGCAGCTCCGCCAACAGTTTGGGCTTTTGGTGCATGACGAGACCCCCATGGTtcgccgccaggccgccaCCAACATGGCAAAGTTTGTCAAGGAGATGCCTGCCGCCATAGTCATCGACGAAATGATACCCCTCTTCCAACACCTCGTCCAGGACGACCAGGATAGTGTCCGGTTGCTCACCGTCGAGATTCTCATTTCCATTGCGGAGGTCGTGCCCAAGGAGCAACAATCCAGCCACGGCGTCCTCCTGACGTCACTGCGCAATTTGATAGAGGACAAGAGCTGGAGGGTTCGGTATATGATTGCTGACAGGTTTGAAAAG ATTGCCAGAGCAGTCGATGAGGAGGTCGTGTCCAGAGACCTGGTGCCCGCGTTCGTCAAGCTTCTGAAAGACAATGAAGCCGAGGTGCGGACGGCCATTGCTGGACAGATTCCCGGGTTCTGCGCTCTCGTGGACAGGAACACACTCCTGAACGACATCATGGGCAGCATTGAGGATCTCGTGTCCGACACCTCGCAGCACGTACGTGCAGCACTTGGAACTCAAATCAGCGGGCTGGCCCCGATCCTGGGCAAACAAGA GACCATCGACCACTTGCTCCCGATGTTTGTGCAGATGCTTAAGGACGAGTTTCCGGAGGTTAGGCTCCACATTATCTCGAAGCTTGAGCTCGTCAATCAAG TTATTGGCATAGATCATCTTTCGCAGTCCCTACTGCCCGCTATCGTGCAACTGGCAGAGGACAAGCAGTGGCGTGTTCGACTGGCTATCATCGAGTACATTCCCCTCTTGGCCAGCCAGTTAGGCGTCAAGTTCTTCGACGAAAAGCTCAGCAACCTGTgcatgggctggctgggtgaCACTGTGTTCTCCATCCGAGAGGCCGCCACACACAACCTGAAGAAGCTAACTGAGGTATTTGGTGTTGAGTGGGCAAGCGAGCAGATCATCCCCAAGGTAATGGGCATGGGCAGCCATCCAAACTACCTATACAGGATGACCACCTGCTTCGCCATCTCT ACCCTGGCTACCGTGGTTAGTCTCGATGTAATTGCCAAATCGATCTTGCCCATGCTTGACAAGATGGTCGATGACGACATCCCCAACATCCGGTTCAACGTGGCCAAGACATACTCTGTCCTGATCAGCGCTCTGCGTCGTCTGCCGGAAGAGGGCACCCTGTACTCGTTGGAGAAGGAGGGCGCTGAGATCACGCCGTCTCCCCGCGGCAATGAGCTTATTCAGCAGCGGATCTTGCCGAATCTCACCAAGCTGCagaaggacgacgacgtagaTGTGCGTTACTTTGCCACGactgcggcggtggaggcgacGGGTGCCTCGGGGGGCGAGCCTATGAGTACATCACCATAG
- the EFM4 gene encoding Protein-lysine N-methyltransferase efm4 (EggNog:ENOG503NZEM~COG:J) translates to MTGAERQPAYLEPAELGTKEYWNKLYTNELCNHAADPSDIGTVWFDDSDAEAKMVEFLADLEREQQPQNQEEEKGEEEGNKSPSSPALARGTSSLLDLGCGNGSLLFALRDDGWSARALGVDYSPQSVALARQVAASRAEEQQQEEDDGKDGDDGGESRPPPSAVEFSEWDVFAGDSSTVLNGAQTSGWDVVLDKGTFDAISLSDARDPATGRRLCECYRECVLRLVRPGGIFLVTSCNWTEEELRAWFVPPTAQRSETGQFDVAGRVQYRTFSFGGVKGQTISTLCFRRR, encoded by the exons ATGACCGGCGCGGAGAGGCAGCCGGCTTACCTGGAGCCCGCTGAGCTGGGAACCAAAGAATA CTGGAACAAGCTCTACACAAATGAGCTGTGCAACCATGCCGCCGACCCGTCCGACATTGGCACTGTCTGGTTCGACGACTCGGACGCCGAGGCTAAGATGGTAGAGTTTTtggccgacctcgagcgAGAACAACAACCGCAGAAtcaagaggaggagaagggggaggaggagggaaacaagtcgccctcgtcgccggccttggcaAGGGGCACGTCCTCgctgctcgacctcggctGCGGCAACGGCTCCCTGCTCTTCGCactgcgcgacgacggctggtccgcccgcgcgctcggcgtcgactaCAGCCCCCAGAGCGTCGCGCTGGCCAGGCAGGTCGCCGCAtcgcgcgccgaggagcaacaacaagaggaagacgatggcaaagatggcgacgacggcggggaaAGCAGAcccccgccgtccgccgtcgAGTTCTCCGAGTGGGACGTCTTCGCCGGCGACTCCTCGACCGTCCTAAACGGCGCCCAGACGTCGGGCTGggatgtcgtcctcgacaagggcACCTTCGACGCTATATCCCTCTCCGACGCTCGCGACCCGgccaccggccgccgcctctgcgaATGCTACCGCGAGTGCGTGCTGCGGCTCGTCCGCCCTGGCggcatcttcctcgtcaccaGCTGCAACTggaccgaggaggagctccgAGCGTGGTTCGTTCCGCCGACGGCACAAAGGAGCGAGACGGGGCAGTTCGACGTCGCTGGGCGTGTGCAGTATCGTACCTTCAGTTTCGGGGGCGTCAAGGGGCAGACCATAAGCACGCTGTGTTTTAGAAGAAGatga